One window of Falco cherrug isolate bFalChe1 chromosome 21, bFalChe1.pri, whole genome shotgun sequence genomic DNA carries:
- the LOC129734454 gene encoding vigilin-like — MVLFCLQQVQPIKASVITQVFHVPLEERKYKDMNQFGEGEQAKICLDIMQKTGAHLELSLAKDQGLSIVVSGKPEAVTKARKQIVARLQTQASATVAIPKEHHCFVIGKKGERLQDLKLKTATKMQVPRPDDPSNQIKISGTKEGIEKARHEILLISAEQDKRAVERLDVEQVYHPFIAGPYNKLVRELMKDTGTRIDIPPPSVNKTEIVFSGEKEQLAQAVARVKKIYEEKKKKTTTLAVEVKKSQHKYVIGPKGNSLQEILEKTGVSVEIPPTDRSSETVILRGEPEKLGQALTDVYAKANSFTISSVSAPSWLHRFIIGKKGQNLAKITQQMPKVRIKFTGGEDNITLEGPTEDVHVAQEQIEAMLKELIHGMDYAIIKADHQFHRHLIGIVEQKFHRTIIGQKAERVWEIREQFPEVIINFPDPAHKSDIVQLRGPKNEVEKCTEYMQKMVADLVENSFSISVPICKQFHKNIVAKGGANIKKDKLCLGGDGLWWVVVG; from the exons atggttcttttttgcctgc aacaggtgcagCCAATAAAGGCTTCTGTCATCACTCAG GTGTTCCATGTgccactggaggagaggaaataCAAGGACATGAATCAGTTTGGAGAAGGCGAGCAGGCCAAGATCTGCCTTGACATCATGCAGAAGACAGGGGCTCACCTGGAGCTGTCTCTCGCAAAGGACCAGGGCCTTTCGATCGTGGTCTCTGGCAAGCCAGAAGCAGTCACGAAGGCTCGGAAGCAGATTGTCGCTCGACTGCAGACTCAG GCTTCAGCAACAGTTGCCATCCCCAAGGAGCACCACTGTTTTGTCATTGGAAAGAAGGGTGAGAGGCTGCAGGACCTGAAGCTCAAAACTGCAACCAAAATGCAGGTCCCCCGCCCAGATGACCCCAGCAACCAGATCAAGATCAGCGGCACTAAAGAAGGGATTGAGAAGGCCCGGCACGAGATCCTGCTTATCTCCGCTGAGCAG GATAAGCGTGCCGTGGAGCGGCTGGACGTGGAGCAAGTGTACCACCCTTTCATTGCTGGCCCTTACAACAAGCTGGTGAGGGAGCTCATGAAGGACACAGGGACGCGCATCGACATTCCTCCACCCAGTGTCAACAAGACCGAGATAGTCTTCAGCGGAGAAAAGGAGCAACTAGCCCAGGCTGTGGCTCGAGTTAAGAAGATCTATGAGGAGAAG aaaaagaagactaCTACTCTTGCAGTGGAGGTGAAGAAGTCCCAGCACAAGTATGTCATCGGCCCCAAGGGGAATTCCCTGCAGGAGATCTTGGAGAAGACTGGAGTCTCTGTCGAGATCCCACCCACTGACAGGAGCTCGGAGACGGTGATACTGCGAGGCGAGCCTGAAAAACTTGGGCAAGCATTGACTGACGTCTATGCAAAG gccaacagttttaccatctcctcggtctctgccccctcttggcttcatcgtttcattattggaaagaaaggacagaacctggccaaaataactcagcagatgccaaag gttcgcatcaaattcactggaggagaggataacatcactttggaaggacctacagaagatgtgcatgtggctcaggaacagattgaagccatgctcaaggaactg atccacgggatggattacgcaataatcaaggctgaccaccaattccaccgacacctcattggc atcgttgagcagaaattccaccggaccatcattgggcagaaggctgagcgggtctgggaaatccgggagcaattcccagag gttatcatcaacttcccagaccctgcacacaagagtgacatcgtccaactccgaggtcccaaaaacgaggtggagaagtgcaccgagtacatgcaaaagatggtggcagacctg gttgaaaacagcttttctatttctgtccccatctgcaaacagttccacaagaacatcgtagcgaaaggaggtgccaacatcaagaag GACAAGCTGTGtctgggcggggacgggctgtggtgggttgtggtaggcTAG